One region of Corvus moneduloides isolate bCorMon1 chromosome 15, bCorMon1.pri, whole genome shotgun sequence genomic DNA includes:
- the G3BP1 gene encoding ras GTPase-activating protein-binding protein 1 isoform X1: MVMEKPSPLLVGREFVRQYYTLLNQAPDYLHRFYGKNSSYVHGGLDSNGKPADAVYGQSDIHKKVLSLNFKDCHTKIRHVDAHATLNDGVVVQVMGELSNNMQPVRRFMQTFVLAPEGSVANKFYVHNDIFRYQDEVFGDSDTEPPEESEEEGEEPEERQQTPEAVPDDSGAYYEQAVSNDIEEHLEETAAEAEPEPEAEPEQEPEPEVQEEKSEPVLEESAPEETVEKSPSPAPADPAPAVQEDSRTFSWASVTSKNLPPSGAVPVSGIPPHVVKVPVSQPRPEAKPESQTPPQRPQRDQRVREQRTSIPPQRGPRPIREGEQGDVETRRIVRYPDSHQLFVGNLPHDVDKSELKDFFQKLGFSLAGYGNVVELRINSGGKLPNFGFVVFDDPEPVQKILSNRPIMFRGEVRLNVEEKKTRAAREGDRRDNRPRGPGGTRGGLGGGIRGPPRGGMSQKPGFGAGRGIGQRQ; this comes from the exons ATGGTGATGGAGAAGCCAAGTCCCCTGCTGGTCGGGCGGGAATTCGTGAGGCAGTACTATACCCTGCTGAACCAAGCACCTGACTACTTGCACAG GTTTTATGGAAAGAACTCTTCCTATGTTCACGGTGGCTTGGATTCCAATGGAAAACCAGCTGACGCAGTCTATGGGCAATCC GATATCCACAAGAAGGTGCTGTCACTAAACTTCAAGGATTGCCACACAAAGATCCGTCATGTGGATGCCCACGCCACCCTCAATGACGGCGTGGTGGTGCAGGTGATGGGGGAGCTCTCCAATAACATGCAGCCTGTGCGCAGGTTCATGCAGACCTTCGTGCTCGCACCTGAG GGCTCTGTTGCAAACAAGTTCTATGTCCACAACGATATCTTCCGCTACCAGGATGAGGTTTTTGGGGACTCTGACACTGAGCCTCCAGAGG AAtcagaggaggaaggggaggaaccTGAGGAAAGACAGCAGACACCTGAGGCTGTTCCTGATGATAGTGGTGCTTATTATGAGCAGGCTGTCAg CAATGACATTGAGGAACACCTGGAAGAAacagctgcagaggcagagcctgAGCCAGAGGCAGAACCTGAACAGGAACCTGAACCAGAGGTGCAGGAAGAAAAGTCTGAGCCAGTATTAGAGGAATCTGCTCCAGAGGAGACTGTGGAAAagagtccttctccagctcctgctgatccagctcctgctgtgcaaGAGGATTCCAGG acattttcCTGGGCATCAGTAACCAGCAAGAATCTTCCTCCCAGTGGGGCTGTCCCAGTATCAGGAATACCACCTCATGTTGTGAAAGTACCTGTCTCGCAG CCCCGCCCCGAGGCAAAGCCTGAATCTCAGACCCCGCCTCAGAGACCTCAGAGGGATCAGCGAGTGAGGGAGCAGCGAACGAGCATCCCACCACAGCGGGGTCCTAGGCCAA TTCGAGAGGGTGAACAAGGCGATGTGGAAACCAGGCGGATTGTGAGATACCCAGACAGCCATCAGCTGTTTGTTGGGAACCTTCCCCATGATGTGGATAAATCCGAACTTAAAGACTTTTTCCAAA AACTTGGCTTTTCTCTTGCAGGCTATGGCAATGTTGTTGAACTTCGCATCAACAGTGGTGGAAAGCTCCCCAATTTTGGGTTTGTGGTGTTTGATGATCCTGAGCCAGTTCAGAAGATCCTTAGCAACAGG CCCATCATGTTCAGGGGAGAGGTGCGCCTGAATgtggaggagaagaaaacacGAGCTGCCAGGGAGGGTGACCGCAGAGATAACAGACCCCGTGGACCTGGAGGCACTCGtggggggctgggaggtgggATTCGAGGGCCTCCACGTGGAGGAATGTCCCAGAAGCCAGGATTTGGAGCTGGAAGGGGGATCGGGCAACGCCAGTGA
- the G3BP1 gene encoding ras GTPase-activating protein-binding protein 1 isoform X2, with protein sequence MVMEKPSPLLVGREFVRQYYTLLNQAPDYLHRFYGKNSSYVHGGLDSNGKPADAVYGQSDIHKKVLSLNFKDCHTKIRHVDAHATLNDGVVVQVMGELSNNMQPVRRFMQTFVLAPEGSVANKFYVHNDIFRYQDEVFGDSDTEPPEESEEEGEEPEERQQTPEAVPDDSGAYYEQAVSNDIEEHLEETAAEAEPEPEAEPEQEPEPEVQEEKSEPVLEESAPEETVEKSPSPAPADPAPAVQEDSRTFSWASVTSKNLPPSGAVPVSGIPPHVVKVPVSQPRPEAKPESQTPPQRPQRDQRVREQRTSIPPQRGPRPIREGEQGDVETRRIVRYPDSHQLFVGNLPHDVDKSELKDFFQSYGNVVELRINSGGKLPNFGFVVFDDPEPVQKILSNRPIMFRGEVRLNVEEKKTRAAREGDRRDNRPRGPGGTRGGLGGGIRGPPRGGMSQKPGFGAGRGIGQRQ encoded by the exons ATGGTGATGGAGAAGCCAAGTCCCCTGCTGGTCGGGCGGGAATTCGTGAGGCAGTACTATACCCTGCTGAACCAAGCACCTGACTACTTGCACAG GTTTTATGGAAAGAACTCTTCCTATGTTCACGGTGGCTTGGATTCCAATGGAAAACCAGCTGACGCAGTCTATGGGCAATCC GATATCCACAAGAAGGTGCTGTCACTAAACTTCAAGGATTGCCACACAAAGATCCGTCATGTGGATGCCCACGCCACCCTCAATGACGGCGTGGTGGTGCAGGTGATGGGGGAGCTCTCCAATAACATGCAGCCTGTGCGCAGGTTCATGCAGACCTTCGTGCTCGCACCTGAG GGCTCTGTTGCAAACAAGTTCTATGTCCACAACGATATCTTCCGCTACCAGGATGAGGTTTTTGGGGACTCTGACACTGAGCCTCCAGAGG AAtcagaggaggaaggggaggaaccTGAGGAAAGACAGCAGACACCTGAGGCTGTTCCTGATGATAGTGGTGCTTATTATGAGCAGGCTGTCAg CAATGACATTGAGGAACACCTGGAAGAAacagctgcagaggcagagcctgAGCCAGAGGCAGAACCTGAACAGGAACCTGAACCAGAGGTGCAGGAAGAAAAGTCTGAGCCAGTATTAGAGGAATCTGCTCCAGAGGAGACTGTGGAAAagagtccttctccagctcctgctgatccagctcctgctgtgcaaGAGGATTCCAGG acattttcCTGGGCATCAGTAACCAGCAAGAATCTTCCTCCCAGTGGGGCTGTCCCAGTATCAGGAATACCACCTCATGTTGTGAAAGTACCTGTCTCGCAG CCCCGCCCCGAGGCAAAGCCTGAATCTCAGACCCCGCCTCAGAGACCTCAGAGGGATCAGCGAGTGAGGGAGCAGCGAACGAGCATCCCACCACAGCGGGGTCCTAGGCCAA TTCGAGAGGGTGAACAAGGCGATGTGGAAACCAGGCGGATTGTGAGATACCCAGACAGCCATCAGCTGTTTGTTGGGAACCTTCCCCATGATGTGGATAAATCCGAACTTAAAGACTTTTTCCAAA GCTATGGCAATGTTGTTGAACTTCGCATCAACAGTGGTGGAAAGCTCCCCAATTTTGGGTTTGTGGTGTTTGATGATCCTGAGCCAGTTCAGAAGATCCTTAGCAACAGG CCCATCATGTTCAGGGGAGAGGTGCGCCTGAATgtggaggagaagaaaacacGAGCTGCCAGGGAGGGTGACCGCAGAGATAACAGACCCCGTGGACCTGGAGGCACTCGtggggggctgggaggtgggATTCGAGGGCCTCCACGTGGAGGAATGTCCCAGAAGCCAGGATTTGGAGCTGGAAGGGGGATCGGGCAACGCCAGTGA